One genomic segment of Linepithema humile isolate Giens D197 chromosome 5, Lhum_UNIL_v1.0, whole genome shotgun sequence includes these proteins:
- the Corin gene encoding uncharacterized protein Corin gives MSTTESCDGDTSPTRRPRQTRIHSVALPAKASLLPEPPPTGNDVPPPIPRRHSATPAVAPPPIPLRPPAIPKRSKNEKPIPLQPTTRQDNQVNRRKASDGSSAPSSVMPTAWNSVDSTNPKLIDLGPFKNQNENQQDYLSSYNGKDARGTNEHNDFTVDFERANFQEEHKLVQKSSFEDLQKASLDLEKRLHERIINSAEAKFEDSNGRVDVRQRPTATTVSRPNRHQSSKFTKENESNSCDQKKSSESKPREETALSRREVFQEDESKYTTILASGRERRSKFEELQAASKNLERRLREDEDYRRHQEMERRINKDKPPRYEDLERIPEDFDRHFHAEQKSLEQQQQQQQQQQQQQQQQQQQQQQQQQHPITRSKYENDMERARNILQHNLRKERGGGEKLEKLPKATQTNLPPPLSTICQSPVPKPISVRQDSNVSSDSFSQTSSPSYTSKTMEAPLLPHKHGKVPDRALVSEPDNSSGRPITKSTSTPASLQTIVRMHAGNNSSLHHKIIRDMTSSHYVTTGRLRFRFVQVLLNAVALLAIAGGLAAYFKTYPEGDFKMENRTVFGNTAVIPISERTHSVMEDKNPAPGVCLPIIVTFCQQHKVPYNYTVFPNYMGNFGQREAQHELDLYDAVVDVRCYELAALFLCSVFVPKCGPRGRVVRPCRSLCLQTKRRCGFFLKVFGLSLPDYLECELFPENPNPDECIGHHEVIEAARRAEKPVCTSGFQCDGTRCIPLDWRCDGHLDCSDHSDEIGCGECNSSSSSSLSASVAFGKIIKGPLTKSTSSKSSLHCGERRCMSASHICDGVMDCPWGQDERYCLKLSQRNGDIGDGRLEVYHAEMGKFMPACISHWEPTSAQEVCAMLGYTVAKTHKLQIEGGNLTQDAPPNTGYQSKRQNNLLKQFQRCIKDREPYPMVRLTCSEYACGRRRSVYGNLRVQKRIVGGVESAPGDWPFLAALLGGPEQIFYCAGVLIADQWVLTASHCVGNHSDVSGWTIQLGITRRLSHTYLGQKVKVRRVIAHPYYNLGVPHDNDVALFELEKRVQYHEHLRPVCLPTAATNLKTGTRCIVIGWGKKNDTDSAEYEPAVNEVEVPILDRQICNTWLAHRELNVTDGMICAGYPDGGKDACQGDSGGPLLCQDEHDKERWFVGGIVSWGIYCAHPKLPGVYANVPKYVPWIQKEMSRYSENGGKA, from the exons ACAAACCAGAATTCATAGTGTTGCTCTACCAGCCAAGGCTTCCTTGCTTCCGGAACCACCGCCCACAGGAAATGATGTACCACCGCCAATACCACGTCGACATTCCGCTACTCCGGCG GTAGCACCACCCCCGATTCCGTTGAGGCCACCAGCGATCCCGAAGAGAAGTAAAAATGAGAAACCTATACCCTTGCAACCTACGACTAGACAAGATAACCAAGTAAATCGTCGCAAGGCGAGCGATGGCTCGTCTGCACCTTCATCAGTGATGCCGACTGCGTGGAACAGCGTGGACTCGACAAATCCAAAACTTATAGACTTGGGTCctttcaaaaatcaaaatgaaaATCAGCAG GATTATTTGTCGAGTTATAACGGAAAAGATGCGCGGGGAACGAACGAGCATAACGATTTCACGGTTGACTTCGAGCGTGCAAACTTCCAGGAAGAACATAAACTCGTGCAAAAGTCGAGCTTTGAGGATTTGCAGAAAGCCTCTTTAGACCTTGAGAAAAGGCTTCAcgagagaattattaataGCGCCGAGGCGAAATTCGAGGATTCGAATGGCCGAGTGGATGTTCGTCAACGACCGACCGCGACTACGGTATCGCGGCCTAATAG acaTCAATCATCAAAGTTCACAAAAGAGAACGAATCCAACAGCTGTGATCAGAAAAAATCGTCCGAAAGTAAACCTAGGGAAGAAACGGCGCTATCGCGAAGGGAAGTTTTTCAAGAGGATGAGTCCAAGTATACAACGATTTTGGCTTCTGGGCGTGAGCGAAGATCGAAGTTCGAGGAGTTGCAGGCGGCCTCGAAGAACCTAGAGAGGCGTTTGCGCGAAGACGAGGATTATCGTCGACATCAGGAGATGGAGAGACGGATAAACAAGGACAAGCCACCCAG ATACGAAGATCTCGAAAGAATCCCGGAGGATTTCGATAGACATTTCCACGCCGAGCAGAAATCTTtagagcagcagcagcagcagcagcagcagcagcagcagcagcagcagcagcagcagcagcagcagcagcagcagcagcagcatccAATAACGCGAAGCAAATACGAGAACGATATGGAAAGGgcgagaaatattttgcaacataaTCTGAGAAAGGAGCGAGGCGGCGGCGAGAAACTCGAGAAATTGCCGAAGGCGACGCAGACGAATCTACCGCCGCCATTGAGCACCATTTGTCAGAGCCCCGTGCCGAAGCCTATCAGCGTCCGACAGGACAGTAACGTTTCCTCAGACAGTTTCAGTCAGACCAGCTCGCCGAGCTACACCAGCAAGACAATGGAAGCCCCCCTTCTGCCACACAAGCACGGGAAAGTCCCAG ACAGAGCTTTAGTGTCGGAGCCCGATAACTCATCCGGCAGGCCGATAACGAAGTCTACGAGTACGCCGGCCAGTTTGCAGACTATTGTCAGGATGCACGCCGGAAACAACAGTTCCTTGCATCACAAA ATAATCAGAGACATGACTAGCAGCCACTACGTGACAACGGGAAGGCTGCGTTTCAGATTTGTACAAGTTCTGCTTAATGCTGTTGCTCTCTTGGCCATCGCCGGCGGTTTAGCCGCATACTTTAAAA CGTATCCCGAGGGTGACTTCAAAATGGAGAATAGAACCGTGTTCGGGAACACGGCCGTGATCCCGATATCCGAACGCACGCATTCAGTGATGGAGGACAAGAATCCAGCCCCGGGAGTGTGTCTGCCCATCATTGTGACCTTCTGCCAGCAGCATAAG GTTCCGTACAACTACACTGTGTTTCCAAATTACATGGGCAACTTCGGACAACGGGAAGCTCAGCACGAACTGGATCTCTATGATGCTGTCGTGGATGTCAGGTGCTATGAACTGGCCGCTTTATTCCTGTGCAGCGTATTCGTGCCGAAATGCGGCCCTCGGGGTCGCGTTGTACGCCCTTGCCGCAGTCTCTGCCTCC AAACCAAGAGACGCTGCGGTTTCTTTCTCAAAGTTTTCGGTTTGTCCCTGCCGGATTATCTGGAGTGCGAACTTTTTCCGGAGAATCCGAATCCCGACGAATGCATCGGGCATCACGAGGTGATCGAAGCGGCGAGGAGAGCCGAGAAACCGG TGTGCACCAGTGGCTTCCAGTGCGACGGCACGAGGTGCATTCCGCTCGATTGGCGATGCGACGGTCATCTGGATTGCTCCGATCACAGCGACGAGATCGGATGCGGCGAGTGCAATTCCAGCTCGTCGTCTTCGTTGTCGGCGTCCGTCGCGTTCGGCAAGATAATCAAGGGACCTTTGACCAAGAGCACTTCCTCCAAGTCTTCGTTACATTGCGGCGAGAGGAGATGCATGTCGGCCAGTCATATCTGCGACGGAGTCATGGATTGCCCTTGGGGCCAGGACGAGCGATATTGCT TGAAATTGAGCCAAAGGAACGGGGATATTGGCGACGGCCGCCTGGAGGTATATCATGCTGAAATGGGTAAATTTATGCCGGCGTGTATCTCGCATTGGGAACCGACATCGGCGCAAGAAGTTTGCGCTATGCTGGGGTATAC GGTTGCGAAGACGCATAAGCTGCAGATCGAGGGAGGCAATTTGACGCAAGACGCGCCACCGAACACCGGCTACCAATCTAAACGTCAGAATAATTTGCTGAAGCAATTTCAGAGGTGCATCAAGGATCGAGAGCCGTATCCCATGGTCAGGCTCACTTGCTCCGAATACG CTTGCGGCCGCAGACGGTCCGTTTATGGAAACTTGAGAGTTCAGAAGCGAATAGTGGGCGGTGTGGAATCAGCACCTGGTGATTGGCCGTTTCTCGCAGCCCTGCTCGGCGGCCCCGAACAGATCTTCTACTGTGCCGGAGTCCTCATCGCCGATCAATGGGTGCTGACCGCATCTCATTGCGTCGGAAA CCATTCGGACGTATCTGGCTGGACCATTCAGCTCGGCATTACCAGAAGACTCTCTCACACTTATCTCggtcaaaaagtaaaagtgAGAAGAGTGATTGCCCATCCGTATTACAACTTGGGTGTGCCTCATGACAACGACGTTGCACTGTTTGAA ctTGAAAAGCGAGTTCAATATCATGAGCATCTAAGGCCTGTATGTCTACCGACTGCTGCCACTAATCTTAAGACCGGTACACGATGCATCGTCATCGGCTGGGGCAAGAAAAACGATActgatt CTGCTGAATATGAGCCAGCCGTAAATGAGGTCGAAGTTCCTATTCTCGACCGACAGATCTGTAATACCTGGTTAGCGCATAGAGAATTGAACGTCACCGATGGAATGATTTGCGCTGGCTATCCAGATGGAGGAAAAGATGCTTGCCAG GGTGATTCTGGAGGACCTTTGTTGTGCCAGGATGAGCATGACAAGGAAAGATGGTTCGTCGGCGGAATTGTCAGCTGGGGCATATATTGCGCCCATCCAAAACTGCCCGGAGTCTACGCTAACGTGCCCAAGTACGTACCGTGGATCCAAAAAGAAATGTCTAGGTATTCCGAGAACGGGGGTAAAGCGTAA
- the LOC105674087 gene encoding arp2/3 complex-activating protein rickA isoform X3, which produces MRFSYFSLALAIIFVIAITYAPTTEAAPKHKEHNSNKKENCHGDSKSKIQKIVEGLSNGNNINELVQDLPKVLNELEKEVRNVISDVVNNWSDVSNKLGQSLEKIYSKVVNKWCEKLDKLGQRLEKIYSEVEKEVRNVISNVGAV; this is translated from the exons atgcgaTTCTCGTACTTTTCTTTAGCTCTTGCTATAATTTTCGTCATTGCGATCACATATGCTCCTACAACGGAAGCCGCTCCAAAACATAAAGAGCACAATTccaacaaaaaagaaaattgccaTGGTGATTCCAAGTCGAAAATCCAAAAGATT gTGGAAGGCTTGTCGAATGGAAACAATATCAATGAGCTG gTGCAAGACTTGCCGAAAGTATTAAATGAGCTG gAGAAAGAGGTGCGGAATGTGATCTCTGACGTG gtGAACAACTGGTCGGATGTATCCAATAAGCTG ggACAAAGTTTAGAAAAGATTTACTCTAAAGTG gTAAATAAGTGGTGTGAAAAGTTGGACAAGCTG ggACAACGTTTAGAAAAGATTTACTCTGAAGTA gAGAAAGAGGTGCGGAATGTGATCTCTAACGTG gGGGCAGTGTAG
- the LOC105674087 gene encoding uncharacterized protein isoform X4 produces the protein MRFSYFSLALAIIFVIAITYAPTTEAAPKHKEHNSNKKENCHGDSKSKIQKIVNKVLQQFEKLVEGLSNGNNINELVQDLPKVLNELEKEVRNVISDVVNNWSDVSNKLVNKWCEKLDKLGQRLEKIYSEVEKEVRNVISNVGAV, from the exons atgcgaTTCTCGTACTTTTCTTTAGCTCTTGCTATAATTTTCGTCATTGCGATCACATATGCTCCTACAACGGAAGCCGCTCCAAAACATAAAGAGCACAATTccaacaaaaaagaaaattgccaTGGTGATTCCAAGTCGAAAATCCAAAAGATT gTAAATAAGGTGTTGCAACAGTTCGAAAAGCTG gTGGAAGGCTTGTCGAATGGAAACAATATCAATGAGCTG gTGCAAGACTTGCCGAAAGTATTAAATGAGCTG gAGAAAGAGGTGCGGAATGTGATCTCTGACGTG gtGAACAACTGGTCGGATGTATCCAATAAGCTG gTAAATAAGTGGTGTGAAAAGTTGGACAAGCTG ggACAACGTTTAGAAAAGATTTACTCTGAAGTA gAGAAAGAGGTGCGGAATGTGATCTCTAACGTG gGGGCAGTGTAG
- the LOC105674085 gene encoding ester hydrolase C11orf54 homolog isoform X3, with protein sequence MESNGIRFVREITKWETISLFQPDLSQLINVLTDGLQYHFEIVEVKCIKCPNLTDKPFNLVGNGLSGNEAIIGCFSTDDELRRATETATWDLKDFAMHFCNKLFFIGGGYAGMPNLPFNGTLVMNATYSAPQQINNESGIVFKDTNSNRIRMETLNDPDYMICSMNGNFFMSEGRDGTVLEVRVMKRRKKPTRQCDTSGDIINLMMNSLMAANVFNDCSIGLGGILIMKKGSVTHQVLPDNVEMSTLKTPFVLSNHIEYHNSEINDQPFLISLGTIVAVSTAYQNRISTLIFFLPQEDSGQLTPPSIRLD encoded by the exons ATGGAGTCGAATGGTATTAGATTTGTTAGGGAAATTACGAAATGGGAAAcaatatcattatttcaaCCTGACCTCTCTCAATTAATAAACG TTCTAACTGATGGACTGCAATACCATTTTGAAATTGTTGAAGtcaaatgtattaaatgtCCCAATCTAACTGATAAACCTTTCAATCTTGTTGGAAATG GACTCAGCGGAAACGAGGCAATTATAGGTTGTTTTTCTACTGATGACGAACTTCGTCGAGCAACAGAGACTGCAACATGGGATTTAAAAGACTTTGCAATGCACTTTTGCAACAAGCTCTTTTTCATTGGAGGGGGTTATGCCGGAATGCCAAACCTTCCTTTCAACGGCACT CTTGTTATGAATGCGACATATTCGGCACCTCAACAAATCAATAATGAGAGTGGTATTGTTTTCAAAGACACAAACAGCAATCGCATAAGAATGGAAACTTTAAACGATCCCGATTATATGATATGCTCCATGAATGGTAATTTCTTTATGAGTGAAGGCAGAGATGGAACGGTTCTCGAAGTGCGCGTTATGAAACGTAGAAAGAAACCAACACGCCAATGTGATACGTCTggtgatattataaatttaatgatgaaTTCACTCATGGCTGCTAACGTATTTAACGACTGTAGTATTG GCCTAGGCGGTATATTGATAATGAAGAAAGGAAGTGTAACGCATCAAGTTTTACCTGATAATGTTGAAATGAGTACATTAAAAACACCATTCGTGCTTAGTAATCATATTGAGTACCATAATTCGGAGATAAATGACCAGCCATTTCTTATAAGTTTGGGTACAATAGTCGCTGTATCAACTGCGTATCAGAATCGg
- the LOC105674087 gene encoding uncharacterized protein isoform X1, whose product MRFSYFSLALAIIFVIAITYAPTTEAAPKHKEHNSNKKENCHGDSKSKIQKIVNKVLQQFEKLVEGLSNGNNINELVQDLPKVLNELEKEVRNVISDVVNNWSDVSNKLGQSLEKIYSKVVNKWCEKLDKLGQRLEKIYSEVEKEVRNVISNVGAV is encoded by the exons atgcgaTTCTCGTACTTTTCTTTAGCTCTTGCTATAATTTTCGTCATTGCGATCACATATGCTCCTACAACGGAAGCCGCTCCAAAACATAAAGAGCACAATTccaacaaaaaagaaaattgccaTGGTGATTCCAAGTCGAAAATCCAAAAGATT gTAAATAAGGTGTTGCAACAGTTCGAAAAGCTG gTGGAAGGCTTGTCGAATGGAAACAATATCAATGAGCTG gTGCAAGACTTGCCGAAAGTATTAAATGAGCTG gAGAAAGAGGTGCGGAATGTGATCTCTGACGTG gtGAACAACTGGTCGGATGTATCCAATAAGCTG ggACAAAGTTTAGAAAAGATTTACTCTAAAGTG gTAAATAAGTGGTGTGAAAAGTTGGACAAGCTG ggACAACGTTTAGAAAAGATTTACTCTGAAGTA gAGAAAGAGGTGCGGAATGTGATCTCTAACGTG gGGGCAGTGTAG
- the LOC105674087 gene encoding uncharacterized protein isoform X5, with the protein MRFSYFSLALAIIFVIAITYAPTTEAAPKHKEHNSNKKENCHGDSKSKIQKIVNKVLQQFEKLVEGLSNGNNINELVQDLPKVLNELEKEVRNVISDVVNNWSDVSNKLVNKWCEKLDKLEKEVRNVISNVGAV; encoded by the exons atgcgaTTCTCGTACTTTTCTTTAGCTCTTGCTATAATTTTCGTCATTGCGATCACATATGCTCCTACAACGGAAGCCGCTCCAAAACATAAAGAGCACAATTccaacaaaaaagaaaattgccaTGGTGATTCCAAGTCGAAAATCCAAAAGATT gTAAATAAGGTGTTGCAACAGTTCGAAAAGCTG gTGGAAGGCTTGTCGAATGGAAACAATATCAATGAGCTG gTGCAAGACTTGCCGAAAGTATTAAATGAGCTG gAGAAAGAGGTGCGGAATGTGATCTCTGACGTG gtGAACAACTGGTCGGATGTATCCAATAAGCTG gTAAATAAGTGGTGTGAAAAGTTGGACAAGCTG gAGAAAGAGGTGCGGAATGTGATCTCTAACGTG gGGGCAGTGTAG
- the LOC105674087 gene encoding uncharacterized protein isoform X2, with product MRFSYFSLALAIIFVIAITYAPTTEAAPKHKEHNSNKKENCHGDSKSKIQKIVNKVLQQFEKLVEGLSNGNNINELVQDLPKVLNELEKEVRNVISDVVNNWSDVSNKLGQSLEKIYSKVVNKWCEKLDKLEKEVRNVISNVGAV from the exons atgcgaTTCTCGTACTTTTCTTTAGCTCTTGCTATAATTTTCGTCATTGCGATCACATATGCTCCTACAACGGAAGCCGCTCCAAAACATAAAGAGCACAATTccaacaaaaaagaaaattgccaTGGTGATTCCAAGTCGAAAATCCAAAAGATT gTAAATAAGGTGTTGCAACAGTTCGAAAAGCTG gTGGAAGGCTTGTCGAATGGAAACAATATCAATGAGCTG gTGCAAGACTTGCCGAAAGTATTAAATGAGCTG gAGAAAGAGGTGCGGAATGTGATCTCTGACGTG gtGAACAACTGGTCGGATGTATCCAATAAGCTG ggACAAAGTTTAGAAAAGATTTACTCTAAAGTG gTAAATAAGTGGTGTGAAAAGTTGGACAAGCTG gAGAAAGAGGTGCGGAATGTGATCTCTAACGTG gGGGCAGTGTAG